Proteins encoded together in one Ogataea parapolymorpha DL-1 chromosome III, whole genome shotgun sequence window:
- a CDS encoding Inorganic phosphate transporter PHO84 — MAEYKTAGGNAAFHNYINDFAHITDPLERRRLALEKIDNASFGWYHVRAVMVAGVGFLTDAYDIFAINLGISMMTYVYWGGSMPSSTNTLLKVSTSVGTVIGQFGFGLLADLVGRKKIYGTELIVMIVATVLQCTLGESKAISFPAILTFFRIVQGIGIGGDYPLSSIITSEFSTTKWRGAIMGAVFANQGWGQLLAGLVALICVVAYKDDLIVAETASSCTGNCIKACDQMWRILIGFGCVPGMIALYFRLTIPESPRFTFDVSRELEKATADIAKFTSGKHGNADMGDIEVLKETEQPLDEQEELGPPKATAKDFFSHFSKWKHMKILIGTAGSWFMLDIAYYGLGLNTASILQTIGYASSKNVYHSLYNQAAGNLILICAGAIPGYWFSVATIDTIGRKSLQFVSFIILTAIFCIIGFAYHKLGDKGLLAFYILAQFFQNFGPNTTTFIVPGECFPTRYRSTAHGISAAAGKVGAIIAQTCIGTLQDHNCARDGKEKNCWLPHVMEIFALFMLLGAFTTVLIPETKRKTLEQLSEELHGEVDVSKHHLRVNSSDEDGEKIV; from the coding sequence ATGGCCGAATACAAAACTGCTGGTGGTAACGCTGCGTTCCACAACTATATCAACGACTTCGCCCATATCACCGATCCtcttgaaagaagaagactggctctggagaagatcgatAATGCCAGCTTTGGATGGTACCACGTCAGAGCGGTCATGGTGGCCGGAGTCGGTTTCCTTACCGATGCGTACGACATTTTCGCCATTAACTTAGGAATCTCCATGATGACCTATGTTTATTGGGGTGGCTCCATGCcttcctccaccaacaCTCTTCTGAAAGTGTCCACTTCTGTGGGTACAGTTATTGGACAGTTCGGTTTTGGATTGCTTGCAGACCTTGTCGGAAGAAAGAAGATTTACGGCACAGAACTGATCGTCATGATCGTTGCTACCGTTTTGCAGTGTACCCTTGGTGAGTCCAAGGCTATTTCTTTCCCAGCTATTCTCACCTTCTTCAGAATCGTCCAAGGTATCGGCATCGGTGGTGACTATCCGCTCAGTTCCATCATCACTTCCGAGTTTTCGACCACTAAATGGAGAGGAGCCATCATGGGTGCTGTTTTCGCCAACCAGGGTTGgggccagctgctggccggTCTCGTGGCTCTCATCTGTGTTGTTGCTTACAAGGACGACCTTATTGTCGCCGAGACGGCTTCCAGCTGCACTGGAAACTGTATCAAGGCCTGCGACCAGATGTGGAGAATTCTTATTGGATTCGGCTGTGTGCCCGGTATGATTGCGCTGTACTTCAGATTGACCATCCCAGAGTCCCCAAGATTCACTTTCGACGTGTCCagagagctcgaaaaggcCACTGCCGACATTGCCAAGTTCACCTCTGGTAAGCACGGAAACGCAGATATGGGCGATATCGAGGTTCTTAAGGAGACCGAGCAGCCTCtggacgagcaggaggaacTGGGACCACCAAAAGCCACTGCCAAAGACTTCTTCAGTCACTTCTCCAAATGGAAGCACATGAAAATCCTCATTGGTACTGCCGGTTCGTGGTTCATGCTGGATATTGCTTACTACGGCTTGGGTCTGAATACCGCTTCCATTCTGCAAACAATTGGCTACGCAtcttccaaaaacgtctACCATTCGCTTTACAACCAGGCTGCCGGTAACCTGATCCTTATTTGCGCCGGTGCCATTCCAGGTTACTGGTTCTCCGTTGCCACCATCGACAccattggaagaaaaagcctGCAATTTGTTTCTTTCATCATTCTGACCGCCATCTTCTGTATTATCGGATTCGCCTACCACAAGCTTGGAGACAAGGGACTTCTTGCGTTCTATATCCTTGCccaatttttccaaaacttcggtccaaacaccaccacctTCATTGTTCCTGGTGAGTGCTTCCCAACCAGATACAGATCTACCGCACATGGTATTAGTGCTGCCGCAGGTAAGGTTGGCGCCATCATTGCACAGACCTGTATCGGTACCCTGCAAGACCATAATTGTGCCAGAGACGGCAAGGAGAAAAACTGCTGGCTGCCACACGTTATGGAGATTTTTGCTCTCTTTATGCTGCTTGGTGCTTTTACCACCGTTCTTATTCCTGAAACCAAGAGAAAGACACTTGAGCAGCTCTCAGAGGAGCTCCATGGTGAGGTTGACGTCTCAAAGCACCATCTGAGAGTAAACTCCtccgacgaggacggaGAAAAAATTGTGTAA
- a CDS encoding splicing factor U2AF subunit: MSGSVHNKQLCTFFQKVGACRHGDKCVRTHVYPKHSRTILFPKLYDNPKHVEGLKKGDPEPVAPEIVSSLDETQIQQRIDSLYKDVFVELALKYGPVDKIVICENVNPHLSGNVYVRFRDEADAMKCYKECNDRWYNGKPVFAELSPVTNLDDATCRLYYTNECDRGGMCNFIHERRADSRLERDLFASQRRSMSERRR, encoded by the coding sequence ATGTCTGGGTCGGTCCACAACAAGCAGTTGTGCacttttttccaaaaagtcGGGGCCTGCCGACATGGCGACAAGTGTGTGAGGACACACGTGTATCCGAAACACTCGAGAACCATTTTGTTTCCCAAACTGTACGACAACCCGAAACATGTGGAGGGACTGAAAAAGGGCGATCCCGAACCCGTCGCGCCGGAGATCGTGTCCTCGCTCGACGAAACGCAAATCCAGCAACGCATCGACTCGCTTTACAaggacgtttttgtcgaACTGGCGCTGAAGTACGGGCCTGTGGATAAAATTGTCATCTGTGAGAACGTGAACCCCCACCTCAGTGGAAACGTCTATGTGCGCTTCAGGGACGAAGCCGACGCAATGAAGTGCTACAAGGAATGCAACGATCGCTGGTACAACGGCAAGCCCGTATTTGCAGAGCTCTCGCCGGTGACCAACCTCGACGACGCTACGTGCCGGCTCTACTACACAAACGAGTGCGACAGAGGCGGAATGTGCAACTTCATACACGAGAGACGGGCAGACTCCCGCTTGGAGCGCGATCTGTTTGCCTCTCAGCGCCGCTCCATGTCCGAAAGACGACGCTAG